The genomic segment GGTCTGACTGAACCAACTGATATAGCCATCACGCCTGATGGAAAATTAGCTTATGTTACGAGTGATAACACTGGAAATATATTTGTTATAGACACCAAAATTCATTCTTTGGTGGCGACAATTGGCACTAACGTACAAACTGCTCAAACAGTTTTTACGCCCGATGGAAAAATCGCTTATGTTGCGAGTAACGGTTTTATCTTTGTCATAGATACAAAAACGCATTCTATTATTGCGACAGTTCCAGATAATCTTGGTTCGGTGATATCTATCACACCCGATGGTGAAATTATCTATTTTGCGAATTCTAATTCTACAATTTCTGTTTTGGATACAAAAACACATAGTGTGATTGCTACTGTGCCTGTGCCTCCTTCTTTCAATCCACGAGTAACTTTTACTCCTAATGGAAAAATCGCTTATGTTGCAAATAACACTGATCCTGGGACTGTTTCTGTCATTGATGTGAAAACTCATTCCGTTATTGCCACTGTGTCTGCTGGGGAGAATCCACGGGTAACTTTTACTCCTAATGGAAAAATCGCTTATGTTGCAAATGATGTTACTCCTGGAACTATTTCCGTCATTGATGTAAAAACTCATTCCGTTACTGCCACTGTGTCTGTTGGAGATGAGTCAGAGGATGTTTTTTTTACACCAGATGGAAGAATTGCTTATGTTACTAACGATATTATCCCTGGGTCTGTTTCCGTCATTGATGTGAAAACGCATGCTGTTATTGCGACTGTATTTGTTGGGAACGAGACAGAAGATATTGCTTTTACACCTGACGGAAAATTAGCTTATGTTGCAAACGACACTGATCCTGGGACTGTTTCTGTCATTGATGTGAAAACTCATTCCCTTATTGCTACTGTGCCTGTTGGGGTTAATCCGGAGGCTGTTGTAATCATACCGAATTAGTTAATACAGAATAGTAAAGTAAATGTGTGATGGTTTTGCTATTATGTAAGCTAGATTTGAACATTGTATTCATGGATATACAAGGAAACTGACGTTATTAATCGTCAGTTTCTGGAAGCCTTCATTTCTCTAAGATAACTGTATTACCCTAAGAGAGGGTTTCATAAAAGATATGGTAGTTCCTGACACTAAAGATACCTCTGTACTAATTGTTTGTCCAGCATTTAAAGATAGTATAGTGGTTCTTGTGATTGTATTTTCTGTAACAACTCCTGGATCTCCCACCATTCCTATACTTGTATCAGATCGTGATACACCGTCTATTGTTAAATCAATTTCAAAATTGTATCCTGAATCATCTGCATCGAATACTATAACTGTAAATGAAATTTCGTAGTCACCAGCATTTTGCACAGTAATAGAGAGAGGGTTAAGTGTAGTACCACTAAAAGGCCCTGGGGTGTCATATGCTCCTCCCAAGGGAGTAATTGGTTGCGCATCCACTCCAGGAAATGGACCTCCATCATCTCTTAAAACTCCGTAAGTTAAAACTCCTGGTGGTCCTGGTGGCCCTTGAAGTCCCATTGGCCCTTGTTTCCCCGGTGACCCCTGTGGTCCTTGTGGTGGTGGTGCAACGACCCTGCATTTACAATCTTTATCTTTCATTAGTAATTGTCACCTCCTATAGTTGTATATACTTTATATTTATGATTCTTTTCTATAGAAGGTTGGACTAACAAGTTTAGCGTGGCAAAAATATGCTTTAGTCTTTGTTAATAAGGGACAAATGGAGCTAAGCTACTTATAATGCAAAGTAGATTGCTGATTATGTCAAATAAAAAGTCCCAATTTTTCATTTATGAAGAACAGCCGACTCATTAATCAATAAGTTTCCTAATAATTTATAATCAAACAGAAAATAATAAATATATTTTAAATTTTCAAAATTCCATTGAAGGATTTACATCGTATTCAAATAACACCTATAATATGACAATTATCTCTATTATGTTTCTTTAATTAATCTATTTCATTAATTAAGTCAAATACCTCTTCAAACTGATTCCATTTGACAGTAACTTGTATAATTTCATTCTCTTGAACTTTTGCACTACCTTTACTAGAATCAGTAAATATTTTCTTGGTTGGTGGTTCAGTAAACGTTTCTCTACTATTAACACCTACAGAAGATGTCTCATATGTGTACTCTAAAGTCTCAATTTGTGAAAACTCATTGGGTCCTCCAATATACTCCAATATGAACTTATCATCTTTTTCATGATCATACGTGAGCTGACCCTTTTCATCTCCCCAGATTTGTGTGCCTGTTGTAACAAATGTTGCTTTCCAATATTCCCTTTCTCCACTAAATGTATATTCATATTATTATTTCTTCTTTAGAACAAGATGTTGATACTGCTATGATCAATATTAATACTACTAATAATTTTTTCAATGTATCCTCCTCATTTTAAATCATCGAAACACTTTATCATTTGTGTTTGCTTAATAGGTAACTATCCTTAACATAGTCCAGATAGCCTTTACTAGCTTCTTGCGCTAGATTGCTGAAGATTGATGTTAAATACAATTACCTAATAATTTAAAAGTGACTTTCTTTTAAAGTACAAAAAGGAAAGAAATTATGCTTTGTTATTTGATAGCCAATTATTAACCTTATCCAGCAATTTTTCTGAATCCTTAATTAATGAAGAAGTAGGTAAATTACCTGCAATTGTATTAATATTTCCTTTTATGCTTTTGGCATCTATTAATTGTACATAATTAGGTGCAAGTTCGTTTAAAGCTTTATAATAACGTTTATGTGGTTCTATAATTTTTATATGATTTTCAAAATTCCCTCTTTTTCTAGTACTATCATTTTCTTTTCGATACCTTATATTTTCTTCGTTAGTGTACAAATAAAAATACTTATTTGGAAATCCTATTCTACCCTCTTTTATTTCCTCAAAGTAAAATTGATAAATAAAATCCAAACTTTGATTAAATATTTTAAAATCAAAGCACCAATTATAACTAATCGGTTGAAATATATCACCATCAAGAATTACAGTATCATATTTTTGAAGTTTTTCTTGAGCTATCATCCAGCGTTCAACTTGTCGTTCTAGATACCATGTTTTTGACTCTTCTTTAGGACGTTCGAATAAAATGTTAACCTCTGGAATTATGTACGTATTAGTTCTTTTTGCAAATTCATTACCAGTAGAAGTTTTTCCTACTGCACTTGCTCCTTCTAAACAAATTAATGACATAATATCCCCCATATTTTTATATCTCATATTTTACGATGCTTACTTTTCAGAAAAAAAATGAACAACT from the Bacillus sp. SM2101 genome contains:
- a CDS encoding cytochrome D1 domain-containing protein codes for the protein MGLAYVANVNSNNISVIDTKTHEVIATVPGLTEPTDIAITPDGKLAYVTSDNTGNIFVIDTKIHSLVATIGTNVQTAQTVFTPDGKIAYVASNGFIFVIDTKTHSIIATVPDNLGSVISITPDGEIIYFANSNSTISVLDTKTHSVIATVPVPPSFNPRVTFTPNGKIAYVANNTDPGTVSVIDVKTHSVIATVSAGENPRVTFTPNGKIAYVANDVTPGTISVIDVKTHSVTATVSVGDESEDVFFTPDGRIAYVTNDIIPGSVSVIDVKTHAVIATVFVGNETEDIAFTPDGKLAYVANDTDPGTVSVIDVKTHSLIATVPVGVNPEAVVIIPN
- a CDS encoding Vmc-like lipoprotein signal peptide domain-containing protein, which produces MKKLLVVLILIIAVSTSCSKEEIII
- a CDS encoding ATP-binding protein; this encodes MRYKNMGDIMSLICLEGASAVGKTSTGNEFAKRTNTYIIPEVNILFERPKEESKTWYLERQVERWMIAQEKLQKYDTVILDGDIFQPISYNWCFDFKIFNQSLDFIYQFYFEEIKEGRIGFPNKYFYLYTNEENIRYRKENDSTRKRGNFENHIKIIEPHKRYYKALNELAPNYVQLIDAKSIKGNINTIAGNLPTSSLIKDSEKLLDKVNNWLSNNKA